In the Granulosicoccus antarcticus IMCC3135 genome, CTTTTCTACCTCTGGAGCTCGTCTTTGAGCATCGCAATTATCTGGCACTGATCGGCGTACTTGCCCCCATCACCTGGCTTGCTGCTCTGGCTGTCAAATCACTGGAAATACGCCTGCCGATGAAACTGCTGGCAACCGCCGCACTCGCCTTGCTCAGTTTCCAGACATTCACAAGGTCGATCGAATGGAGCGATACGGTATTGCTGCATCGCCAGGCTTTAATCGAACACCCCAATTCCTTACGGGCATTGAATGAGTGGACAATTCATCTGTCCGCACAAGGCTTGAATAATAAAACCATGGCGCATTTGGAATACAGCCATCAGATTCGACCAGATTCTCCTCATTTTCTAATACAGCTTCTCATGTATTCCGGTGCCATCAACGGACCAAACGAACAGCTTTTTACATATGTGCGCGAACAAATGGCGAGCAACCCGCTGAAGGCCGAGGAGATTGCAACCCTTCGAGACATCTACGATTACTTCCACCAAGAACGTTTTGAATGGCCTGACCTGACGGTTGTCACAGGCCTTTACCAGGTAGCCACTACACATTCGAACAAACTTTTGAAGGCGCCCGTAGAGTCACTACTGTTCCAGCAGTACTCCGTACTTTTGTCCGAGTCCGGCCTGACGGAAAAAGCGCTTGTTGCAGCCAAACGTGCAACGCAACTTGATCCAGTGGCACCTGAACCACTTTTACAGCTAGCGCAAATGCAAATTGATCTAGAGCGGGCAGCTGACGCCACCAATACTCTTAGACAACTGGATACAGTTGACCGGCATGGCAAATTCACTGCACAACGCAAAACCATCACAAATAAACTTCTGCAACTTTCAATCGCAGAATTGGAAAACTAGTTGACGCTCATGCCGGATACGCTATCTATAGTACTGCCTGCCAAGAACGAAGCCATCGGGCTTCGGCAGACACTGCCGCTTATCCGCAGCCTGTATCCGGATGCAGAGCTCATCGTTGTCGATGACGGCTCAACGGACGAGACGAGTGATGTCGTGGCCAGCGTTCAAGGTGCAATTTGTGTGAAACATCCTGTCAGCATCGGTAACGGCGGAGCGATAAAATCAGGCGCGCGTCGGGCAACCGGCGACATCATCGTTTTCATGGACGCCGATGGTCAACATGATCCACATGACATCAGCCGATTACTATCATTGTTTGACGAGGGATATGACCTGGTTGTTGGTGCCCGTTCGAGAAAAACACAGGCATCTGTGCTGCGATCAATTGCCAACAATTTCTACAACTGGTTGGCATCGATGATGACGGGCTTCCAGATACTCGATCTCACTTCGGGCTTCAGAGCTGTGAGGCGCAAGAAATTCATGAGAATCCTCTACCTGCTACCCAACAAGTTCTCCTACCCGACTACCAGCACGATGGCCTTCTTCAAATCAGGTTACTTTGTTGGCTATGTACCCATTGAAGCCAGACAACGTGAAGGAAAAAGCCACATCAGCCTGCTCCGAGATGGCTTGCGGTTTTTAATCATAATCCTGAAGATCGGTGCACTGTACTCCCCAATGCGCCTATTCCTGCCCATCAGCTGTGCTCTGTTCTACATAGCCTCTCTCTATTATTTGTATACGTTCTCATCCGCTGGACGCTTCACTAACATGGGAATGCTGTTGTACCTGTCATCGTTGCTGACGTTTCTTATTGGGATCGTATCAGAACAAGTATCAAGCCTGCATTATAAAGGCACTCATGATGCTGAGCTATAGCCCATCCGCATCTGCTCGTTGGGAATAACCGAGTACATGCCTAAATCGTACAAAAAGTATTTATGGGCTTTTTGCTTATCGCTGCTAATCA is a window encoding:
- a CDS encoding glycosyltransferase family 2 protein, with product MPDTLSIVLPAKNEAIGLRQTLPLIRSLYPDAELIVVDDGSTDETSDVVASVQGAICVKHPVSIGNGGAIKSGARRATGDIIVFMDADGQHDPHDISRLLSLFDEGYDLVVGARSRKTQASVLRSIANNFYNWLASMMTGFQILDLTSGFRAVRRKKFMRILYLLPNKFSYPTTSTMAFFKSGYFVGYVPIEARQREGKSHISLLRDGLRFLIIILKIGALYSPMRLFLPISCALFYIASLYYLYTFSSAGRFTNMGMLLYLSSLLTFLIGIVSEQVSSLHYKGTHDAEL